From Microbacterium invictum, the proteins below share one genomic window:
- a CDS encoding DUF4233 domain-containing protein has protein sequence MNARARRARGARESLASVVLGLESLIVFLAGLALHGLDALPGMPSWWGIIAGVVFALAMLATIGVLRYRWGIILGWVWQVIIALGGVRVPALIFVALIFGGMYAYATIKGGALDARNARIAAGTDDTNGEPA, from the coding sequence ATGAACGCCCGCGCGCGACGGGCCCGCGGTGCGCGGGAGTCCCTCGCCTCGGTGGTCCTGGGCCTGGAGTCGCTCATCGTCTTCCTCGCAGGCCTCGCCCTGCACGGCCTCGACGCGTTGCCGGGCATGCCTTCCTGGTGGGGGATCATCGCCGGGGTGGTCTTCGCCCTGGCGATGCTGGCCACGATCGGCGTGCTGCGCTACCGGTGGGGCATCATCCTGGGCTGGGTGTGGCAGGTCATCATCGCGCTGGGCGGGGTCCGCGTTCCGGCGCTCATCTTCGTCGCCCTCATTTTCGGCGGCATGTACGCGTATGCGACGATCAAGGGCGGCGCGCTCGACGCGCGCAATGCCCGGATCGCCGCGGGCACGGACGACACGAATGGAGAACCCGCATGA
- the ndk gene encoding nucleoside-diphosphate kinase — MTTEETLVLVKPDGVARGLTGEILGRIEAKGYALVDIKLVEPDRELLESHYAEHAGKPFYEPLLDFMMSGPSVAIRLAGNRVIEGFRSLAGTTDPTTAAPGTIRGDLGRDWGLAVQQNLVHGSDSPESAARELGIWFA, encoded by the coding sequence ATGACCACCGAAGAGACCCTCGTCCTCGTCAAGCCCGACGGCGTCGCCCGTGGCCTCACCGGGGAGATCCTCGGCCGGATCGAGGCGAAGGGCTACGCCCTGGTCGACATCAAGCTCGTCGAACCCGACCGCGAGCTGCTCGAGTCGCACTACGCCGAGCACGCCGGCAAGCCGTTCTACGAGCCGCTTCTGGACTTCATGATGTCCGGTCCGTCGGTCGCGATCCGGCTGGCCGGCAACCGCGTCATCGAGGGCTTCCGGTCGTTGGCCGGGACGACCGACCCCACGACTGCCGCACCGGGCACCATCCGCGGCGACCTGGGCCGGGACTGGGGTCTGGCTGTGCAGCAGAACCTCGTCCACGGCAGCGACAGCCCCGAGTCGGCGGCACGCGAGCTCGGCATCTGGTTCGCCTGA
- a CDS encoding vitamin K epoxide reductase family protein yields the protein MPTRLTHTRPKGLAIWLILAGVIGWFAAFQLTVEKFHLLANPGASASCDISFLVQCGKNLNSWQGEVFGFPNPIVGLAGWVAPIVVGVAILAGARFARWFWWLLWAGMAFAFCFVLWLISQSIFELFTLCPWCMVTWVVTIPSFYAVTLHLLRSGVVPAPDAVRKVADTLMGWVPLLAIVSYAIIALIAQLRLDWISTL from the coding sequence ATGCCCACACGCCTGACGCACACCCGCCCGAAGGGACTGGCGATCTGGCTGATCCTCGCCGGAGTGATCGGGTGGTTCGCCGCCTTCCAGCTCACCGTCGAGAAGTTCCACCTGCTGGCCAACCCCGGGGCGAGCGCTTCGTGCGACATCAGTTTCCTTGTCCAGTGCGGCAAGAATCTCAACTCGTGGCAGGGCGAGGTGTTCGGCTTCCCGAACCCCATCGTCGGACTCGCCGGCTGGGTGGCGCCGATCGTCGTGGGCGTGGCCATCCTCGCCGGGGCGCGGTTCGCGCGCTGGTTCTGGTGGCTGCTGTGGGCGGGGATGGCCTTTGCGTTCTGCTTCGTGCTCTGGCTGATCAGCCAGAGCATCTTCGAACTGTTCACGCTGTGCCCGTGGTGCATGGTCACCTGGGTCGTGACGATCCCGAGTTTCTACGCGGTCACCCTCCACCTGCTGCGCAGCGGTGTCGTGCCCGCCCCCGACGCGGTGCGCAAGGTCGCCGACACACTGATGGGCTGGGTCCCGCTGCTCGCGATCGTGAGCTATGCGATCATCGCGCTGATCGCACAGCTCCGGCTCGACTGGATCAGCACGCTGTAG
- a CDS encoding Rne/Rng family ribonuclease — protein MADEHTEKPTTDNEETAQQPDTVTEPAAGAPDAAAADLAEADAAEPTSDVDAGAEQTPDAESAPVAHAESSPIAAGAPEPAAEAEAPASDQPLTAVTLGLLPETFVSAVSTDLHFYAPAVIALPAREEVRDEQPAESSSNTRRRNRRRGGGQGEGGNDEPAASGQHQPRRRAVELITEPQRIKGSTRLEAKKQRRRDGREAGRRRAVVTEAEFLARRESVDRVMVVRSKNGRVQIGVLEDNVLVEHYVARNQDASLIGNVYLGRVQNVLPSMEAAFVDIGRGRNAVLYSGEVDWDAVETGNQPRRIELALKTGDRVLVQVTKDPVGHKGARLTSQISLPGRYLVYVPGGAMNGISRKLPDTERARLKRILKEVLPESSGVIVRTAAEGATEEQLTRDVQRLTAQWEHISAQTESGKAPSLLHSEPDLLVKIVRDVFNEDFTKMLIQGEEAHETITSYLTGVAPDLLERVERYEGEADPFDQFRITEQIEKALDRKVWLPSGGSLVIDRTEAMTVVDVNTGKFVGSGGNLEETVTKNNLEAAEEIVRQLRLRDIGGIIVVDFIDMVLESNRDLVLRRLVECLSRDRTKHQVAEVTSLGLVQMTRKKLGLGLLETFSEACEVCAGRGVIVHHDPVVKHRSAQNGGGSQRRPRQSPAASTGNGGTHVITEGAKSALAQIAASTIHPTVEEQAVEPAAAAERPKKVRKKKPAAPPAPKTEKDLLLDSVLDALPEPKAPGQGRSRRRVTTAALSGTPVSATPAAGEE, from the coding sequence ATGGCCGATGAGCACACCGAGAAGCCCACGACCGACAACGAAGAGACTGCTCAGCAGCCCGACACGGTGACCGAACCGGCCGCCGGAGCTCCCGACGCCGCAGCGGCGGATCTCGCCGAAGCGGATGCCGCGGAGCCGACGTCCGACGTGGATGCCGGTGCCGAGCAGACGCCGGATGCAGAGTCGGCGCCTGTGGCACACGCGGAGTCTTCGCCGATCGCTGCCGGTGCGCCCGAGCCTGCCGCAGAAGCAGAAGCTCCGGCATCCGATCAGCCGCTGACCGCCGTGACGCTGGGCCTGCTGCCCGAGACATTCGTGTCGGCAGTGTCGACGGACCTTCACTTCTACGCGCCGGCGGTCATCGCACTTCCCGCCCGAGAAGAGGTGCGCGACGAGCAGCCCGCCGAGTCGTCGTCGAACACGCGCCGCCGCAACCGTCGCCGCGGGGGCGGCCAGGGCGAGGGCGGCAACGACGAACCGGCCGCATCCGGCCAGCACCAGCCCCGCCGCCGCGCGGTCGAGCTCATCACCGAGCCGCAGCGCATCAAGGGGTCCACGCGACTCGAGGCGAAGAAGCAGCGCCGCCGCGACGGCCGCGAGGCCGGCCGGCGTCGTGCCGTTGTGACCGAGGCGGAGTTCCTCGCGCGCCGTGAGTCGGTCGACCGCGTCATGGTGGTCCGCTCCAAGAACGGGCGCGTGCAGATCGGCGTGCTCGAGGACAACGTGCTCGTCGAGCACTACGTCGCCCGCAACCAGGACGCGTCGCTGATCGGCAACGTGTACCTCGGCCGCGTGCAGAACGTGCTGCCCAGCATGGAAGCCGCGTTCGTCGACATCGGCCGTGGCCGCAACGCCGTGCTGTACTCCGGCGAGGTCGACTGGGACGCGGTGGAGACCGGCAACCAGCCCCGCCGCATCGAACTGGCGCTCAAGACCGGCGACCGCGTGCTCGTGCAGGTCACGAAGGACCCGGTCGGCCACAAGGGCGCCCGCCTCACCAGCCAGATCTCGCTGCCCGGGCGCTACCTCGTGTACGTGCCCGGCGGGGCCATGAACGGCATCTCGCGCAAGCTCCCCGACACCGAGCGTGCACGACTGAAGCGGATCCTCAAGGAGGTGCTGCCCGAGTCGAGCGGCGTCATCGTGCGCACCGCGGCAGAAGGTGCCACCGAGGAGCAGCTCACCCGCGACGTGCAGCGACTGACCGCACAGTGGGAGCACATCAGCGCCCAGACCGAGTCGGGCAAGGCTCCGTCGCTTCTGCACTCCGAGCCCGATCTGCTGGTCAAGATCGTCCGCGACGTCTTCAACGAGGACTTCACGAAGATGCTGATCCAGGGCGAAGAGGCGCACGAGACGATCACCTCGTACCTCACCGGCGTCGCGCCCGACCTGCTCGAGCGCGTCGAGCGCTACGAGGGCGAGGCCGACCCGTTCGACCAGTTCCGGATCACCGAGCAGATCGAGAAGGCCCTCGATCGCAAGGTATGGCTCCCGTCGGGCGGATCGCTCGTCATCGACCGCACCGAGGCCATGACCGTCGTCGACGTCAACACCGGCAAGTTCGTCGGGTCGGGCGGAAACCTCGAGGAGACCGTCACCAAGAACAACCTCGAGGCCGCCGAGGAGATCGTCCGCCAGCTGCGGCTGCGTGACATCGGAGGAATCATCGTCGTCGACTTCATCGACATGGTGCTCGAATCGAACCGTGACCTGGTCCTGCGCCGGCTCGTGGAGTGCCTGAGCCGCGACCGCACGAAGCACCAGGTCGCCGAGGTCACCTCACTGGGCCTGGTCCAGATGACCCGCAAGAAGCTGGGTCTGGGCCTGCTCGAGACCTTCAGCGAAGCCTGCGAGGTCTGTGCGGGCCGCGGCGTGATCGTGCACCACGACCCGGTCGTGAAGCACCGCTCGGCGCAGAACGGCGGAGGATCGCAGCGCCGCCCCCGTCAGAGCCCCGCCGCCTCGACGGGCAACGGCGGAACGCACGTGATCACCGAGGGCGCCAAGTCTGCGCTCGCGCAGATCGCGGCATCCACCATTCATCCGACCGTGGAGGAGCAGGCGGTTGAGCCTGCCGCAGCCGCCGAGCGCCCGAAGAAGGTCCGCAAGAAGAAGCCGGCGGCCCCGCCGGCGCCCAAGACCGAGAAGGACCTTCTGCTGGACTCGGTGCTCGACGCGCTGCCCGAGCCGAAGGCGCCGGGACAGGGACGCTCGCGTCGCCGTGTGACCACCGCGGCGCTCAGCGGCACGCCGGTGTCGGCAACTCCTGCTGCGGGCGAGGAGTGA
- a CDS encoding DUF4031 domain-containing protein, with the protein MVILVDDARWPAHGRLWAHLVSDTDLDELHRFAEAHGIPPRAFDLDHYDVPEDAVARLIAGGAHHVSAHELVRRLIASGLRVTARQRRGR; encoded by the coding sequence GTGGTGATTCTCGTCGACGACGCGCGCTGGCCGGCACACGGCCGGCTGTGGGCGCACCTGGTCAGCGACACCGATCTGGACGAGCTGCACCGGTTCGCCGAGGCCCACGGCATCCCGCCGCGCGCCTTCGATCTGGACCACTACGACGTCCCGGAGGACGCGGTGGCGAGACTGATCGCCGGCGGCGCCCACCATGTGAGCGCCCACGAACTCGTGCGCCGGCTGATCGCCTCCGGCCTGCGGGTCACCGCCCGCCAGCGGCGCGGGCGGTGA
- the rplU gene encoding 50S ribosomal protein L21 produces MVYAVVRAGGRQEKVEVGTIVVLDRQAAKIGEKLELAAVLLVDGDAVTTDAAKLAKVKVTAEVVGEERGPKIVIQKFKNKTGYKKRQGHRQDLTRVKITGIK; encoded by the coding sequence GTGGTTTACGCAGTTGTGCGCGCCGGCGGCCGCCAGGAGAAGGTCGAAGTGGGCACCATTGTGGTGCTCGACCGCCAGGCCGCGAAGATCGGCGAGAAGCTCGAGCTGGCCGCTGTGCTGCTGGTCGACGGCGACGCCGTGACCACCGACGCGGCCAAGCTCGCGAAGGTCAAGGTCACCGCCGAGGTGGTCGGCGAAGAGCGCGGCCCCAAGATCGTGATCCAGAAGTTCAAGAACAAGACCGGCTACAAGAAGCGCCAGGGGCACCGCCAGGACCTCACGCGCGTCAAGATCACCGGCATCAAGTAA
- the rpmA gene encoding 50S ribosomal protein L27, whose amino-acid sequence MAHKKGASSTRNGRDSNAQRLGVKRFGGQAVGAGEIIVRQRGTHFHPGANVGRGGDDTLFALAAGAVEFGTKGGRKVVNIVTAAAE is encoded by the coding sequence ATGGCACATAAGAAGGGCGCAAGCTCCACCCGTAACGGTCGCGATTCCAACGCTCAGCGACTGGGCGTCAAGCGCTTCGGCGGCCAGGCCGTCGGCGCGGGCGAGATCATCGTCCGCCAGCGCGGCACGCACTTCCACCCCGGCGCCAACGTCGGACGTGGCGGCGACGACACGCTGTTCGCCCTCGCCGCCGGCGCGGTCGAGTTCGGCACGAAGGGCGGCCGCAAGGTCGTCAACATCGTGACCGCCGCAGCGGAGTAA
- the obgE gene encoding GTPase ObgE, with protein sequence MVTFVDRVTLHLRAGKGGNGCVSVRREKFKPLAGPDGGNGGNGGDVVLVADPQVTTLLSYHHSPHRGGGNGGFGMGDNRSGALGESLELPVPVGTVVKDTAGSVLTDLIIPGTRFVVAPGGQGGLGNAALASPKRKAPGFALLGTPGWEGDVVLELKTVADVALVGYPSAGKSSLIAAISAARPKIADYPFTTLHPNLGVVQAGDVRYTVADVPGLIEGASEGRGLGLEFLRHVERCTALVHVLDCATLEPGRDPLSDLDVILAELAAYPVPEGQVPLMERPQLIALNKIDVPEAQELAELVRPDLEARGYRVFEISTVSHAGLRPLTFALGEVVTQHRVALEAEPVAERVIIRPKGSQKEFTIRVEGGTYGNIYRILGDKPLRWVQQTDFQNEEAVGFLADRLDKLGVEDELFRAGAEAGSTVVIGEGDGVIFDWHPSLSSAAELMNAPRGTDPRLDLNPRRTTDQRRERYHERMNAKAAARADLEAERLSGESESDL encoded by the coding sequence ATGGTCACCTTCGTCGACCGCGTCACGCTGCATCTTCGCGCGGGCAAGGGCGGGAACGGCTGCGTCTCCGTGCGCCGCGAGAAGTTCAAGCCGCTCGCCGGCCCCGACGGCGGCAACGGCGGCAACGGCGGTGACGTCGTGCTGGTGGCCGACCCGCAGGTCACCACGCTCCTGTCGTACCACCACTCACCCCACCGGGGCGGCGGCAACGGCGGCTTCGGCATGGGCGACAACCGCTCCGGCGCGCTGGGGGAGTCGCTCGAGCTGCCCGTCCCCGTGGGCACCGTCGTGAAGGACACCGCCGGCTCGGTGCTCACCGACCTCATCATCCCCGGGACGCGCTTCGTCGTCGCCCCCGGCGGGCAGGGCGGACTCGGCAACGCCGCGCTCGCCTCACCCAAGCGCAAGGCCCCCGGTTTCGCGCTGCTGGGGACCCCCGGCTGGGAGGGCGATGTCGTCCTCGAGCTGAAGACCGTCGCCGACGTGGCGCTGGTGGGATACCCGTCGGCCGGCAAGTCCAGCCTCATCGCCGCGATCTCGGCTGCGCGGCCCAAGATCGCCGACTACCCGTTCACGACACTCCACCCCAACCTCGGCGTCGTGCAGGCCGGGGATGTCCGTTACACCGTCGCCGACGTGCCCGGACTGATCGAGGGCGCGAGCGAGGGCCGCGGACTCGGCCTCGAATTCCTGCGTCACGTCGAGCGGTGCACCGCGCTCGTCCATGTGCTCGACTGCGCGACCCTCGAGCCCGGCCGCGACCCGCTGTCCGACCTCGACGTCATCCTCGCGGAGCTCGCCGCGTACCCGGTGCCCGAGGGACAGGTGCCCCTCATGGAGCGTCCCCAGCTCATCGCGCTCAACAAGATCGACGTCCCCGAGGCTCAGGAGCTGGCCGAGCTCGTCCGCCCCGATCTCGAAGCCCGCGGCTACCGGGTCTTCGAGATCTCGACCGTCAGCCACGCCGGCCTGCGTCCGCTCACATTCGCCCTCGGCGAGGTCGTCACGCAGCATCGTGTCGCTCTCGAGGCAGAGCCGGTGGCCGAGCGCGTCATCATCCGGCCGAAGGGCTCCCAGAAGGAGTTCACCATCCGGGTCGAGGGCGGCACGTACGGCAACATCTATCGCATCCTCGGCGACAAGCCGCTGCGCTGGGTGCAGCAGACTGATTTCCAGAACGAAGAGGCCGTAGGCTTCCTCGCCGACCGGCTCGACAAGCTCGGTGTCGAGGACGAACTGTTCCGCGCCGGCGCCGAGGCGGGCTCGACCGTGGTCATCGGCGAGGGCGACGGCGTCATCTTCGACTGGCATCCCTCGCTGTCGTCGGCAGCCGAGCTGATGAACGCACCGCGCGGCACGGACCCGCGCCTCGACCTCAACCCGCGACGCACCACCGACCAGCGTCGCGAGCGGTACCACGAGCGCATGAACGCCAAGGCGGCTGCGCGTGCCGATCTCGAGGCCGAGCGGCTCAGCGGGGAGAGCGAGAGCGACCTGTGA
- the proB gene encoding glutamate 5-kinase produces the protein MSLRERGELLGVRRIVVKVGSSSISGEHAHNIQPIVAALAAAHARGTEVVLVSSGAIATGMPFLALDSRPVDLATQQAAAAVGQNVLIYRYQDAMRPYEIVAGQVLLTAGDLEHPTPRSNARRAMERLLGLRILPIVNENDTVATHEIRFGDNDRLAAMVAQLIGADALVLLSDIECLYTLPPDQPGATPIHRIEFGENLDDFEFGSVVVNSVGTGGAATKVSAARLAAATGVGVLVTSAERVDDALSGADIGTWFAPNPEAEPTSTTASIRVAADR, from the coding sequence GTGAGCTTGCGCGAGCGCGGCGAACTGCTCGGCGTCCGCCGCATCGTCGTCAAGGTCGGCTCCTCGTCCATCAGCGGTGAGCACGCGCACAACATCCAGCCGATCGTCGCCGCTCTCGCCGCTGCGCATGCGCGCGGGACCGAAGTGGTCCTCGTGTCGTCGGGTGCCATCGCGACCGGCATGCCGTTCCTCGCACTCGACTCGCGTCCCGTCGACCTCGCGACCCAGCAGGCCGCAGCGGCCGTCGGGCAGAACGTGCTCATCTACCGCTATCAGGACGCCATGCGCCCGTACGAGATCGTCGCCGGGCAGGTGCTGCTGACGGCCGGTGACCTGGAGCACCCCACGCCCCGCTCGAACGCCCGCCGGGCGATGGAACGTCTGCTGGGGCTTCGGATCCTGCCGATCGTCAACGAGAACGACACCGTGGCGACACACGAGATCCGCTTCGGCGACAATGACCGCCTGGCGGCAATGGTCGCGCAGCTGATCGGCGCAGACGCGCTCGTGCTGCTCAGCGACATCGAGTGCCTCTACACGCTCCCGCCGGACCAGCCGGGCGCGACCCCGATCCACCGCATCGAGTTCGGCGAGAACCTCGACGACTTCGAGTTCGGCTCCGTCGTGGTCAACAGCGTCGGCACCGGGGGAGCAGCCACCAAGGTGTCGGCGGCGCGACTGGCCGCGGCCACCGGCGTCGGAGTGCTCGTGACCAGCGCCGAGCGGGTCGATGATGCCCTGTCCGGCGCCGACATCGGCACCTGGTTCGCCCCGAACCCCGAGGCCGAGCCGACGTCCACGACCGCGTCGATCCGCGTCGCCGCCGATCGCTGA